A window of Ignavibacterium sp. contains these coding sequences:
- the tmk gene encoding dTMP kinase: MFITFEGIDFCGKSTQVELLKNYFERKGKSVKVIREPGGTEISEKIRDLLLDKKNNKMFMETELLLFSASRAQLVREKIVPFIQEGSVVISDRFHDSSTAYQGFGRGLPIEAVLNVHKLAIGDTIPDITFIIDIPVSVAVKRKAEKTHQELDRIEVSSNDFFEKVRNGYLTLAKNEKRFRIIDGTKSIEEIHKLIINYIEELERS; the protein is encoded by the coding sequence ATGTTTATAACTTTTGAAGGAATAGATTTCTGCGGTAAGTCAACTCAAGTTGAACTATTAAAAAATTATTTTGAGAGAAAAGGTAAATCAGTAAAAGTAATTCGCGAGCCAGGTGGAACAGAAATCTCTGAAAAAATTCGTGACCTTCTGCTTGATAAGAAAAACAACAAAATGTTTATGGAGACTGAGTTGCTTTTATTTTCTGCAAGCAGAGCGCAGCTTGTGAGAGAAAAAATTGTTCCTTTTATTCAGGAAGGTTCTGTTGTTATATCTGACAGGTTTCACGATTCATCAACAGCTTATCAGGGATTTGGAAGGGGACTTCCGATAGAAGCTGTATTGAATGTTCATAAACTTGCAATTGGTGATACAATTCCTGATATAACTTTCATAATTGATATTCCTGTTTCTGTTGCAGTTAAACGAAAAGCAGAAAAAACTCATCAGGAACTCGATAGAATAGAAGTATCATCGAATGACTTTTTTGAAAAAGTAAGGAATGGCTATCTTACTCTTGCAAAAAACGAAAAAAGATTCAGAATAATTGATGGGACAAAATCAATAGAAGAAATTCATAAGTTAATCATTAATTACATTGAAGAACTTGAGCGAAGTTAA
- a CDS encoding BMC domain-containing protein, translating to MLKQSLGIIETNSLSSAVEIAHLMVDKFEVSLANVRQLLNGYTTVFIKGELGAVQQAIDFGAGHCNEKNSLVAKSVIAVPHDELFNFIEGEKDE from the coding sequence ATGCTTAAACAATCACTTGGAATCATCGAAACAAATTCTCTCAGCAGTGCCGTTGAAATTGCACATCTGATGGTTGATAAATTTGAAGTTTCATTGGCAAATGTGAGGCAATTATTAAATGGCTACACCACAGTCTTTATAAAAGGCGAATTGGGAGCAGTTCAGCAGGCAATTGATTTTGGAGCAGGTCATTGCAATGAGAAAAATTCTCTTGTTGCAAAATCAGTTATTGCAGTGCCACACGATGAATTGTTCAACTTTATTGAAGGAGAAAAAGATGAATAA
- the ruvX gene encoding Holliday junction resolvase RuvX — protein MIDENLTRIMAIDFGLKRIGIALSDPLKKFASPFTTLPNDDKLFSNLKKIIQEKSVEKIILGLPDKSANEKKSVYKNVFDFKSELERNFDIEIILWNETHTSRIAEQRIIDSVKSKKKRQDKGLIDMHSAAIILSEYLDSIDN, from the coding sequence ATGATTGATGAAAACCTGACCAGGATAATGGCAATTGATTTCGGCTTGAAGAGAATAGGAATTGCATTAAGTGACCCACTAAAAAAATTTGCTTCGCCATTCACAACACTTCCTAATGATGACAAATTATTTTCTAACCTGAAAAAAATTATTCAGGAAAAATCTGTAGAAAAAATAATACTTGGTTTACCAGATAAATCCGCAAACGAAAAAAAATCAGTTTATAAAAATGTATTCGACTTTAAATCTGAGTTAGAAAGAAATTTTGATATTGAAATTATTTTATGGAATGAAACTCATACATCCAGAATTGCAGAACAAAGAATTATTGATTCAGTAAAAAGTAAAAAGAAAAGACAGGACAAAGGATTGATTGATATGCATTCTGCGGCAATAATTCTCTCTGAATATCTTGACTCAATTGATAATTAA
- a CDS encoding BMC domain-containing protein yields the protein MNNSLGLVEVKGFCASIFTVDTLLKNASVSIGLEEIKNGNVILKLKGTLPQINYAVNLAVENANKISSVVSYSVLEKINPVIEQAFFVNGNKSSHKKQIKESFTETTLQIHTTNKPEKIISVRKVSSRRKPITIDSKSDKSKKEIKQHSTDETLSSTIERLRLEALGKKAIEVSERVSDKTEKTKSYDIKKLSDLDGLNVHKLRRAARDFDNFPIKGRQISRANRDELMVYFKQILPE from the coding sequence ATGAATAATTCACTTGGACTTGTTGAAGTGAAAGGATTTTGTGCATCAATTTTTACGGTTGATACACTACTTAAAAATGCATCTGTTTCAATTGGGCTGGAAGAAATCAAAAACGGAAATGTGATATTAAAATTAAAAGGTACTTTACCTCAGATTAATTATGCAGTTAATCTTGCGGTTGAAAATGCTAATAAGATTTCTTCCGTAGTAAGTTACAGCGTGTTGGAAAAAATTAATCCAGTAATTGAGCAAGCATTTTTTGTTAATGGAAATAAATCTTCTCACAAAAAACAAATTAAGGAGAGCTTTACTGAAACTACATTACAAATCCACACAACTAACAAACCTGAAAAAATTATTTCAGTAAGAAAAGTTTCTTCCAGGAGAAAACCAATAACTATTGATTCGAAATCGGATAAATCAAAAAAAGAAATTAAACAACACTCAACTGATGAAACATTATCAAGTACGATTGAAAGATTGAGACTTGAAGCTCTCGGAAAAAAGGCAATCGAAGTTAGCGAAAGAGTTTCAGATAAAACTGAAAAGACAAAATCTTATGACATCAAAAAACTTTCAGATCTTGATGGCCTGAATGTCCACAAACTGAGAAGAGCAGCAAGAGATTTTGATAACTTCCCGATAAAAGGCAGACAGATTTCAAGAGCTAATCGTGATGAACTGATGGTTTACTTCAAACAAATTTTACCTGAATAA
- a CDS encoding bifunctional (p)ppGpp synthetase/guanosine-3',5'-bis(diphosphate) 3'-pyrophosphohydrolase produces the protein MALENPKYQKMLDALLNNCRKNLPKVDEALITKAFEYSLEAHKNDLRASGEPYFTHPYEVANIVVEEFPLDDITVVSALLHDVVEDTEFTLEILSKEFGKEVAEIVDGVTKISGIFRGHEITKAENYRKLLLSMVKDVRVILVKFADRLHNMRTLEFVNPDKQRRIAQETLEIYAPFAHRFGLAKVKWELEDLSFKFLNREAYEELARKLKAKRKDREAYIKKFSEPIIKKLNEYKLKYELSGRPKHLYSIYRKMVRRNKPFEEIYDLFAVRIILDTDDANACYTVLGIVNQIYLPVPDRFKDYISIPKTNNYQSIHTTVVGPEGRLVEVQIRTRQMHEVAEKGVAAHWRYKESKTASDKELENWVNWIRDIFENASKDEQKKELMESFKLNLYQDEIYVFTPKGDLRRLPVGSTPVDFAFEIHSKVGHHCIGAKVDGKIVPLDTELHSGDQVEIITSKNQHPNKNWLKFVKTHKARNEIRKWLNKEEQEIIDKGKEIWEKKIKKFKLSFNADELLRLAHLNKYDNLRQFFKAIAQGLINVDDVITANKEREEKEKQKELQFEKFANGARSDIGGILVDGKKSGILYTYAKCCNPIPGDPVIGYITVGEGIKIHRKNCVNLLNLSVADSSKLVNVQWPETEDNLFVAGLTIRGEDRPGILNDISHTIVTYRNTNIKSININTTDSTFEGSVTLYVQNLEHLNRIIERLKKVQGIFSVERFESTL, from the coding sequence ATGGCTCTGGAAAATCCTAAATATCAAAAAATGCTGGATGCTTTGTTAAACAACTGCAGAAAAAATCTGCCTAAAGTTGACGAAGCATTAATTACAAAAGCATTTGAATACAGTCTCGAAGCGCATAAAAATGATCTTCGTGCATCAGGTGAGCCATATTTTACACATCCGTATGAAGTTGCAAATATTGTAGTTGAAGAATTTCCACTCGACGATATTACTGTTGTAAGTGCACTTCTGCACGATGTAGTTGAAGACACAGAATTTACACTTGAAATTCTCTCGAAAGAATTTGGAAAAGAAGTGGCTGAAATTGTTGATGGTGTTACAAAGATTAGCGGCATTTTCAGAGGACACGAAATTACTAAAGCAGAAAACTATCGTAAGCTATTGCTTTCGATGGTTAAAGATGTTCGTGTTATTCTCGTGAAGTTTGCTGACAGATTGCACAATATGCGAACTCTTGAATTTGTTAATCCCGATAAACAAAGAAGAATTGCACAGGAGACACTTGAAATCTATGCACCTTTTGCTCATCGTTTTGGATTGGCAAAAGTAAAATGGGAACTTGAAGATTTATCATTCAAATTTCTGAACAGAGAAGCTTATGAAGAACTTGCCAGAAAACTAAAAGCAAAAAGAAAAGACAGAGAAGCATACATCAAAAAATTTTCTGAGCCAATCATTAAAAAATTAAATGAATATAAACTCAAATATGAATTAAGCGGAAGGCCAAAACATCTTTACAGTATTTACCGAAAGATGGTCAGACGAAATAAACCCTTCGAAGAAATTTATGATTTATTTGCTGTAAGAATTATACTTGATACCGATGATGCAAATGCCTGCTATACTGTACTTGGAATTGTTAATCAGATTTATCTTCCTGTTCCTGATCGTTTCAAAGACTATATCTCTATTCCGAAAACAAATAATTATCAGTCAATTCACACTACTGTAGTTGGTCCTGAAGGAAGACTTGTTGAAGTTCAGATAAGAACACGCCAAATGCACGAGGTTGCTGAGAAAGGTGTTGCAGCTCATTGGCGATATAAAGAAAGTAAAACTGCTTCTGATAAAGAATTGGAAAATTGGGTTAACTGGATTCGTGATATTTTTGAAAATGCATCTAAGGATGAGCAGAAAAAAGAATTGATGGAAAGCTTTAAGCTTAATCTTTATCAGGATGAAATTTATGTTTTTACACCGAAGGGAGATTTACGAAGATTGCCTGTTGGTTCAACGCCTGTTGATTTTGCATTTGAGATTCACAGTAAAGTTGGTCATCATTGTATCGGAGCAAAAGTAGATGGTAAAATTGTTCCTCTGGACACTGAACTTCATAGCGGAGATCAGGTTGAAATTATTACATCAAAAAATCAGCATCCAAATAAAAACTGGTTGAAGTTTGTAAAAACTCACAAAGCAAGAAACGAAATAAGAAAATGGTTAAACAAAGAAGAGCAGGAGATAATTGACAAAGGAAAAGAGATTTGGGAGAAAAAAATCAAGAAGTTTAAACTTTCATTCAATGCTGATGAATTACTACGATTGGCTCACTTGAATAAGTACGATAATCTCAGACAATTCTTTAAAGCAATTGCTCAGGGCTTAATAAATGTTGACGATGTGATTACAGCAAACAAAGAGAGAGAAGAGAAAGAGAAACAAAAAGAGCTTCAATTTGAAAAATTTGCAAACGGTGCAAGAAGTGACATTGGGGGAATTTTAGTAGATGGTAAGAAATCCGGAATACTTTACACTTATGCAAAATGTTGTAATCCGATTCCTGGTGATCCCGTAATCGGATATATTACAGTTGGAGAAGGAATAAAAATCCACAGAAAAAATTGTGTTAACCTTTTGAATCTTTCTGTTGCTGATTCTTCAAAACTTGTTAATGTTCAATGGCCTGAAACAGAAGATAATTTATTTGTTGCCGGTCTGACTATCAGAGGTGAAGACAGACCCGGAATATTAAATGATATTTCGCATACAATTGTTACTTATCGCAACACTAACATAAAGTCAATCAACATCAACACAACAGATTCAACTTTCGAAGGAAGTGTAACTCTTTATGTTCAGAATCTCGAACATCTTAACAGAATTATCGAAAGACTTAAAAAAGTACAGGGCATTTTTTCAGTTGAAAGATTTGAAAGCACATTATGA